Proteins from a single region of Syngnathus scovelli strain Florida chromosome 7, RoL_Ssco_1.2, whole genome shotgun sequence:
- the crybb1l3 gene encoding crystallin, beta B1, like 3 isoform X1, producing the protein MQQALTMSHSGTQGSIGSHPAIGLHNHKIYLYEFENFQGRRMDLFGECRNLCEKGLEKIGSIRVENGPWVGYEQQNLTGEMFMLEKGEYPRWDTWSNSYRCDRLMSVRPVKMDSQDHKICLYECTNFEGRKMEVCDEDIPSLWSYGFQDRVASIQVTGGTWVAYQYPGYRGYQYVMETGSFKHWNEWGAHHPQIQSIRRVKDMQTHRRGCFEVNA; encoded by the exons ATGCAGCAGG CTCTGACGATGTCTCACTCAGGTACTCAAGGCAGCATTGGCAGCCACCCTGCCATTGGGCTACATAATCATAAG ATTTACCTCTATGAATTTGAGAACTTCCAAGGCCGTAGAATGGATCTGTTCGGAGAGTGTCGTAACCTATGCGAGAAGGGTTTAGAAAAAATCGGCTCCATCCGGGTAGAGAATGGGCC CTGGGTGGGTTATGAGCAGCAGAACTTGACTGGTGAGATGTTCATGCTGGAGAAAGGAGAATACCCCAGATGGGACACCTGGTCCAACAGCTATAGGTGTGACCGTCTCATGTCAGTCAGACCAGTAAAAATG gaCTCCCAGGACCACAAGATTTGCTTGTATGAGTGCACAAATTTTGAAGGTCGCAAGATGGAGGTGTGTGATGAGGATATTCCAAGCTTGTGGTCTTACGGCTTCCAGGACCGCGTCGCTAGCATTCAGGTCACTGGTGGAAC GTGGGTGGCCTACCAGTACCCAGGCTACCGTGGTTACCAGTATGTGATGGAAACGGGCTCTTTCAAGCACTGGAATGAGTGGGGAGCCCACCATCCCCAGATCCAATCGATTCGTAGGGTGAAAGATATGCAGACACACCGCAGAGGCTGCTTTGAGGTCAACGCCTAA
- the crybb1l3 gene encoding crystallin, beta B1, like 3 isoform X2, with translation MSHSGTQGSIGSHPAIGLHNHKIYLYEFENFQGRRMDLFGECRNLCEKGLEKIGSIRVENGPWVGYEQQNLTGEMFMLEKGEYPRWDTWSNSYRCDRLMSVRPVKMDSQDHKICLYECTNFEGRKMEVCDEDIPSLWSYGFQDRVASIQVTGGTWVAYQYPGYRGYQYVMETGSFKHWNEWGAHHPQIQSIRRVKDMQTHRRGCFEVNA, from the exons ATGTCTCACTCAGGTACTCAAGGCAGCATTGGCAGCCACCCTGCCATTGGGCTACATAATCATAAG ATTTACCTCTATGAATTTGAGAACTTCCAAGGCCGTAGAATGGATCTGTTCGGAGAGTGTCGTAACCTATGCGAGAAGGGTTTAGAAAAAATCGGCTCCATCCGGGTAGAGAATGGGCC CTGGGTGGGTTATGAGCAGCAGAACTTGACTGGTGAGATGTTCATGCTGGAGAAAGGAGAATACCCCAGATGGGACACCTGGTCCAACAGCTATAGGTGTGACCGTCTCATGTCAGTCAGACCAGTAAAAATG gaCTCCCAGGACCACAAGATTTGCTTGTATGAGTGCACAAATTTTGAAGGTCGCAAGATGGAGGTGTGTGATGAGGATATTCCAAGCTTGTGGTCTTACGGCTTCCAGGACCGCGTCGCTAGCATTCAGGTCACTGGTGGAAC GTGGGTGGCCTACCAGTACCCAGGCTACCGTGGTTACCAGTATGTGATGGAAACGGGCTCTTTCAAGCACTGGAATGAGTGGGGAGCCCACCATCCCCAGATCCAATCGATTCGTAGGGTGAAAGATATGCAGACACACCGCAGAGGCTGCTTTGAGGTCAACGCCTAA